In Ctenopharyngodon idella isolate HZGC_01 chromosome 2, HZGC01, whole genome shotgun sequence, the following are encoded in one genomic region:
- the elovl8a gene encoding ELOVL fatty acid elongase 8a has translation MAYREPVNIKTLLVIYNFSMVYLSAYMFYEFTASSWLANYSLLCQPVDYSENPLAMRMARVCWWFYFSKVIELTDTMFFILRKKNNQLTFLHVYHHGTMIFNWWAGVKYVAGGQSFLIGLINSFVHVVMYMYYGLAALGPQMQKYLWWKRYLTSLQLLQFFIVTIHTAFNLYANCDFPDSMNMVVLGYSLSLIALFSNFYYQSYLSQKTKMT, from the exons ATGGCTTATAGAGAACCAGTCAACATCAAGACTCTTCttgttatttacaatttttcAATGGTGTACCTTTCTGCTTATATGTTTTATGAG TTCACAGCATCATCTTGGTTGGCAAATTACAGCTTGCTGTGTCAGCCTGTGGACTACTCTGAAAACCCCCTTGCAATGCGG ATGGCCAGAGTTTGCTGGTGGTTTTACTTCTCTAAAGTTATTGAACTTACTGATACT ATGTTCTTCATTCTGAGGAAGAAGAACAATCAACTGACCTTTTTGCATGTGTATCATCACGGCACCATGATTTTCAACTGGTGGGCAGGGGTCAAGTATGTTGCAGGAGGGCAGT CATTCCTGATTGGCCTCATAAACTCTTTTGTGCATGTGGTGATGTATATGTACTATGGCCTGGCAGCACTGGGCCCCCAGATGCAGAAATACTTGTGGTGGAAACGCTACCTCACTTCCCTCCAGCTG CTCCAGTTCTTTATTGTGACCATTCACACTGCGTTCAACCTCTACGCTAACTGTGACTTCCCTGACTCCATGAATATGGTGGTGCTCGGTTACTCGCTAAGCCTAATCGCTTTGTTTAGTAACTTTTATTATCAGAGCTACCTTTCCCAGAAGACCAAGATGACATGA